In Natronomonas halophila, one DNA window encodes the following:
- a CDS encoding branched-chain amino acid ABC transporter permease: MQAMLAGIDASAAVQIITGGLILGALWALVALGLNIIFGVMRVINMAHGEFIVFGAFGTLLLNETFGIHPAIGIILLLPVFFLAGVLIQYLVINRILESDNPELISLLATFGLFLFLNNVARAVFGVDPRSLQTAPLDQTFTILGVNITYAQVYALALAGVAMLALYYLMTRTEFGRAMRGTVQNPRLAQAAGIDRNRVYYVAFGLSAVLAAIAGAMIGMVYTVSIDTGFGYLIFGFLVIVFGGMGSFTGALFGALILGMVGSVSGAVLGPSARNLVLMAILILTMFIKPTGVFGGARV; this comes from the coding sequence ATGCAAGCGATGTTGGCCGGTATCGATGCCTCAGCAGCCGTACAGATAATCACCGGTGGCCTGATTTTGGGCGCCCTCTGGGCGCTCGTCGCACTGGGATTGAACATCATTTTCGGCGTGATGCGCGTCATCAACATGGCACACGGCGAGTTCATCGTGTTCGGTGCCTTCGGGACGTTGCTCCTCAACGAGACGTTCGGCATCCATCCCGCGATCGGAATCATACTCCTGCTTCCAGTGTTCTTCCTCGCGGGTGTGTTGATTCAGTATCTCGTCATCAACCGGATACTGGAGTCGGACAACCCCGAACTCATCTCGCTTTTGGCCACGTTCGGGCTGTTCCTGTTCCTGAACAACGTCGCGCGGGCCGTCTTCGGCGTCGATCCTCGGAGCCTGCAGACGGCGCCCCTCGACCAGACGTTCACGATTCTCGGTGTCAACATCACCTACGCACAGGTCTACGCGCTCGCGCTTGCCGGCGTCGCGATGCTCGCGCTCTATTACCTGATGACGAGGACGGAGTTCGGGCGAGCGATGCGCGGGACCGTCCAGAACCCCCGATTAGCACAGGCAGCCGGCATCGACCGAAATCGCGTCTACTACGTCGCGTTCGGTCTCTCGGCCGTCCTCGCAGCCATCGCGGGGGCGATGATCGGGATGGTCTACACCGTCTCGATAGATACCGGGTTCGGCTACCTGATCTTCGGCTTCCTCGTCATCGTCTTCGGCGGCATGGGTAGCTTCACCGGAGCGCTGTTCGGTGCCCTCATCCTGGGCATGGTCGGGTCGGTAAGCGGCGCGGTGCTCGGCCCCAGCGCTCGAAACCTGGTTCTGATGGCAATCCTGATCCTTACCATGTTCATCAAACCGACCGGCGTGTTCGGAGGTGCTCGGGTATGA
- a CDS encoding ABC transporter substrate-binding protein — protein sequence MPERHQTSHVDRRTFLKGSVGAVGLASAAGCLGDGGGESGPLTFGYTASLSGSSAVLGQQYHTGFQIWRDHVNDNGGILDRDVELTHYDDESSPDRARELANRLASQDGVDFLFGPYGSPTNYSASVVSQQQQIPMVSGASSDPAIFDRDLEYYYSTLSKTNEYGKSFPNFLSSVDWGAHDMEEPSTVAALRAEAAYTSTLGQSFIDNLEGAGFEIAYEEEYPLDLQDFSNIISGIRSADPDILCLSGFPADEARFAEQAQQADLNVDIHYQNYSSQTVIVDTLGEQVDYMFNGAWWDRRYDYNRVDTYVEMWNERQDAMAEMPLSYATAAGMVYENALEEAGSTNADDVNQAIAETDIETTLGRTQFHETGWNLHQYKNEAVRQWQDQEMTLLYPENFATGDVWLPTPEWGDRNSSPQ from the coding sequence ATGCCTGAGAGGCACCAGACTAGCCACGTTGATCGGCGTACGTTCCTGAAAGGTTCCGTCGGTGCAGTCGGCCTCGCTTCGGCGGCCGGCTGTCTCGGTGACGGCGGTGGCGAAAGCGGCCCACTAACGTTCGGATACACGGCGTCGCTCTCGGGATCGAGCGCGGTACTCGGCCAACAGTACCACACCGGGTTCCAGATCTGGCGGGACCACGTCAACGACAACGGCGGTATCCTCGACCGGGACGTCGAACTCACCCATTACGACGACGAAAGCAGCCCCGACCGAGCGCGGGAGTTGGCGAACCGACTCGCCTCACAGGACGGCGTCGACTTCCTGTTCGGCCCCTACGGGAGTCCGACGAACTACTCGGCGTCGGTCGTCTCACAGCAACAGCAGATTCCGATGGTGAGCGGGGCGTCGTCCGATCCCGCGATTTTCGACCGGGACCTCGAATACTACTACTCGACGCTCAGCAAGACGAACGAGTACGGGAAATCGTTCCCGAACTTCCTTTCGTCGGTCGACTGGGGCGCACACGACATGGAGGAACCGTCGACGGTGGCGGCGCTCCGGGCCGAGGCCGCCTACACGAGCACGCTGGGTCAGTCGTTCATAGACAACCTCGAAGGGGCAGGCTTCGAAATCGCCTACGAAGAGGAGTACCCGCTTGACCTGCAGGACTTCTCGAACATCATCAGCGGCATTCGGAGCGCCGACCCCGACATCCTCTGTCTGTCCGGGTTCCCCGCCGACGAGGCGCGGTTCGCCGAACAGGCCCAGCAGGCGGATCTGAACGTCGACATCCACTATCAGAACTACAGTTCCCAGACGGTCATCGTCGACACGCTCGGCGAGCAGGTCGATTACATGTTCAACGGCGCGTGGTGGGACCGCCGCTACGACTACAACCGGGTCGACACGTACGTCGAGATGTGGAACGAGCGGCAGGACGCGATGGCGGAGATGCCGCTTTCCTACGCCACCGCCGCGGGCATGGTGTACGAAAACGCCCTCGAAGAGGCGGGCTCGACGAACGCCGACGACGTGAATCAGGCCATCGCGGAGACCGACATAGAGACGACGCTCGGCCGCACCCAGTTCCACGAGACCGGTTGGAACCTCCACCAGTACAAGAACGAGGCGGTCCGGCAATGGCAGGACCAGGAGATGACGCTGCTGTACCCCGAAAACTTCGCGACGGGTGACGTCTGGCTACCGACGCCGGAGTGGGGTGACCGGAACAGTTCGCCTCAATAA
- a CDS encoding class I adenylate-forming enzyme family protein, protein MSLEASETAIDVERANEIGRIAAGDIARRAGNRSPEKPGFIVPEKDEQVTFLEFDRRANRAANALLEAGYEKGSRIAVVAGNSLQFLEAYFGALKAGIVPVFINPEITADDIAYEFDHSEADALLVDDVFYEKTAPLLEGREMETVAAFEWGGDDVPAQSFRAFTAGHDDSEQGVEIEDSDLAQIMYTSGTTSMPKGVLHSHKTIHTGSLNVVANADLTRHDVMGSVMPLFHCAQLTMVKGAMHVSATTVIRRDFDPDQFLGDVEERDLSWSFLLPVMYEGLLARDDIEERDLSTLRFCLYAMTPMGNETLKQCIETFDADFALGSGQTEAYPPTVIYQPEWQLEKEGNYWGTGNANTDVAIMDEEGNLLPQGEVGEIVYRGPNVMEGYLKNQSETERAFEYGWFHSGDMGYFDEDHLLKFVDRKKDMIKSGGENVSTQKVESVLLDHPDVAEVAIVGLPHDRWGEAVTAFVVPRSESEASEEAVLEYSSENLAGFETPKSIEFVEELPKTTTGKIQKFELSEEKRDYYQ, encoded by the coding sequence ATGTCTCTGGAAGCCAGTGAAACGGCTATCGATGTCGAGCGTGCCAACGAAATCGGACGCATCGCTGCGGGTGATATCGCCCGTCGGGCCGGCAACCGGTCGCCGGAAAAGCCGGGGTTCATCGTCCCCGAGAAGGACGAGCAGGTCACGTTCTTGGAGTTCGACCGCCGGGCCAACCGCGCCGCGAACGCGTTGCTCGAAGCCGGCTACGAGAAGGGATCCCGAATCGCCGTCGTCGCCGGCAACTCCCTGCAGTTCCTCGAAGCCTACTTCGGCGCGCTCAAGGCCGGCATCGTCCCGGTGTTCATCAACCCTGAAATCACGGCCGACGACATCGCCTACGAGTTCGACCATTCGGAGGCCGACGCGCTCCTGGTCGACGACGTCTTCTACGAGAAGACGGCACCGCTTCTCGAAGGCCGTGAGATGGAGACGGTCGCGGCCTTCGAGTGGGGTGGTGACGACGTCCCCGCCCAGTCGTTCCGCGCGTTCACGGCGGGCCACGACGACTCGGAGCAGGGCGTCGAAATCGAGGACTCGGACCTGGCACAGATCATGTACACGAGCGGGACGACGTCGATGCCCAAAGGCGTCCTCCACAGTCACAAGACGATTCATACCGGTTCGCTCAACGTGGTCGCGAACGCCGACCTGACGCGTCACGACGTGATGGGGAGCGTGATGCCGCTTTTCCACTGTGCCCAACTCACGATGGTCAAAGGGGCCATGCACGTCTCGGCGACCACGGTCATTCGTCGGGATTTCGACCCGGACCAGTTCTTGGGCGACGTCGAGGAGCGGGACCTCTCGTGGTCGTTCCTGTTGCCCGTCATGTACGAAGGCCTACTGGCCCGTGACGACATCGAGGAGCGGGACCTCTCGACGCTTCGGTTCTGTCTGTACGCGATGACGCCGATGGGCAACGAAACGCTGAAACAGTGCATCGAGACGTTCGACGCGGACTTCGCGCTCGGGAGCGGCCAGACCGAGGCCTACCCGCCGACGGTCATCTACCAACCCGAGTGGCAACTCGAAAAGGAGGGCAACTACTGGGGCACCGGTAACGCCAACACCGACGTCGCCATCATGGACGAGGAGGGCAACCTCCTCCCGCAGGGGGAGGTCGGCGAAATCGTCTACCGGGGCCCGAACGTCATGGAAGGGTATCTCAAGAACCAGTCCGAGACCGAACGGGCCTTCGAGTACGGCTGGTTCCATTCGGGCGATATGGGCTACTTCGACGAGGACCACCTCCTGAAGTTCGTCGACCGCAAGAAGGACATGATAAAGAGCGGCGGCGAGAACGTCTCGACCCAGAAGGTCGAATCAGTACTCCTGGACCACCCGGACGTCGCCGAGGTGGCAATCGTCGGCTTGCCCCACGACAGATGGGGCGAGGCCGTGACGGCCTTCGTCGTGCCCCGTTCGGAATCCGAGGCCAGCGAAGAGGCCGTCCTCGAATACAGCAGCGAGAACCTCGCCGGGTTCGAGACCCCCAAATCAATCGAGTTCGTGGAGGAACTCCCGAAGACCACGACCGGAAAGATTCAGAAGTTCGAGTTGTCCGAAGAAAAACGGGATTACTACCAGTAG
- a CDS encoding acyl-CoA dehydrogenase family protein encodes MFELTQQQRAVRKTAREFAESEVEPVAREAEETEEWPREVWEAAVEADLVGVEIPEAYGGPGMEMVESALVSEELARVDAGMCAALGTSFGSRMIAEYGTEEQKDRILRGICSGELIGALANTEPAHGSDAASIETTAEKDGDEYVIDGVKTFITHGTIADYAVTTARTGGDGHGGISAFIVETDRDGFEVESEIHKMGWNASETAQLRFDNVRVPEENLIGQENHGFYQLMDFFEQERVGIAAQSLGIAQGCLEHSLKYVREREQFGQEIGKFQAVRHKVADMAVKVEAARRLTYDAAAKIDAGEDPTKLASMAKLYASEIAEEVASDAVQLHGGNGYTRDYPVERQFRHTKIYQVGEGTSEIQRNIIADELLED; translated from the coding sequence ATGTTCGAGTTAACCCAGCAACAGCGTGCAGTCCGGAAGACTGCACGGGAGTTCGCCGAAAGCGAAGTCGAACCGGTCGCCCGTGAAGCCGAAGAAACCGAGGAGTGGCCCCGCGAGGTGTGGGAGGCGGCCGTAGAGGCCGACCTCGTCGGCGTCGAAATCCCCGAGGCCTACGGCGGCCCCGGCATGGAGATGGTCGAGAGCGCCCTCGTGAGCGAGGAACTCGCCCGCGTCGACGCCGGGATGTGTGCCGCCCTCGGCACCTCATTCGGCTCGCGTATGATAGCCGAATACGGCACCGAAGAACAGAAGGACCGCATCCTCCGTGGCATCTGCTCGGGGGAGCTTATCGGTGCCCTCGCCAACACCGAACCGGCACACGGCAGCGACGCCGCCAGTATCGAGACCACCGCCGAGAAGGACGGCGACGAATACGTCATCGACGGCGTCAAGACGTTCATTACTCACGGCACCATCGCCGATTACGCCGTGACGACGGCACGGACCGGCGGCGACGGCCACGGCGGCATCTCGGCGTTCATCGTCGAAACCGACCGCGACGGCTTCGAGGTCGAATCCGAGATTCACAAGATGGGCTGGAACGCGAGCGAGACGGCTCAACTCCGGTTCGATAACGTCCGCGTTCCCGAGGAGAACCTCATCGGTCAGGAGAACCACGGCTTCTACCAGCTCATGGATTTCTTCGAACAGGAGCGGGTCGGCATCGCCGCCCAGTCGCTCGGCATCGCACAGGGGTGTCTCGAACACTCCCTGAAGTACGTGCGCGAACGCGAGCAGTTCGGCCAGGAAATCGGCAAGTTCCAGGCCGTCCGCCACAAGGTCGCGGATATGGCCGTGAAAGTCGAAGCGGCCCGCCGACTCACCTACGACGCCGCCGCCAAAATCGATGCCGGCGAGGACCCGACGAAACTCGCCAGCATGGCGAAACTCTACGCCAGCGAAATCGCCGAAGAGGTCGCCAGCGACGCCGTCCAACTCCACGGTGGCAACGGCTACACGCGGGATTACCCGGTCGAACGACAGTTCCGCCACACCAAAATCTATCAGGTCGGCGAAGGCACCAGCGAGATTCAGCGAAACATCATCGCCGACGAACTCCTCGAAGACTAG
- a CDS encoding acetyl-CoA carboxylase biotin carboxylase subunit, with protein sequence MFDKVLVANRGEIAVRVIRACKDLGIGTVAVYSEADKHGGHVRFADEAYNVGPARAADSYLDHEAIIETAKQAGADAIHPGYGFLAENAEFAGKVESTDGVVWVGPSSDAMEQLGEKTKARAVMSDADVPIVPGTDPIEEPDAVRTFAEEHGYPIAIKAEGGGGGRGMKIVREESEIEEQLESAKREGEAYFDNDSVYLERYIENPRHIEVQVIADEHGNVRHLGERDCSLQRRHQKVIEEGPSSALSEGLREEILEAARRGVDAAGYYNAGTVEFLVEEDPDRAPGERLDDDTDFYFLEVNTRIQVEHTVTEEITGIDIVKWQLRVAAGDEIGFAQSDVAFDGHAMEFRINAENAAEDFAPATGGTLETYDPPGGIGVRMDDALRQGDDLVTDYDSMVAKLIVHGSDREECLARSRRALAEYDIEGIPTIIPFHRLMLTDGPFVDGTHHTKYLDEDLDTERIEEAQAKWGTDGEAAASGGDGTTTQELTIEVDGKRFDVKLENPGLPTNGAGQQAAGGGGAGGGTTSASGGSGGDQAATLEGQQVTAEMQGTILEVNVEEGDEVASGDVICVLEAMKMENDVVAPSGGTVTHVAVSSGDSVDMGDTLLALE encoded by the coding sequence ATGTTCGATAAGGTACTCGTAGCGAACCGTGGAGAGATTGCAGTGCGGGTAATACGAGCCTGTAAGGATCTGGGAATCGGGACAGTCGCGGTGTACTCGGAGGCCGACAAACACGGCGGCCACGTCCGCTTTGCCGACGAAGCCTACAACGTCGGCCCCGCCCGTGCGGCCGACTCGTATCTCGACCACGAGGCGATTATCGAGACCGCCAAACAGGCCGGCGCTGACGCCATCCACCCCGGCTACGGCTTCCTCGCGGAGAACGCCGAGTTCGCCGGGAAGGTCGAATCGACCGACGGCGTGGTCTGGGTCGGCCCCTCCAGCGACGCGATGGAGCAACTCGGCGAGAAGACCAAAGCCCGCGCCGTGATGAGCGACGCCGACGTTCCCATCGTCCCGGGGACCGACCCAATCGAGGAACCGGACGCAGTCCGGACCTTCGCCGAGGAACACGGCTATCCCATCGCCATCAAGGCCGAAGGCGGCGGTGGCGGCCGCGGGATGAAAATCGTCCGCGAGGAAAGCGAAATCGAGGAACAACTGGAAAGCGCCAAACGCGAGGGCGAAGCCTACTTCGACAACGATTCGGTCTATCTGGAGCGGTATATCGAGAACCCCCGACACATCGAGGTTCAGGTCATCGCCGACGAACACGGCAACGTCCGCCACCTCGGCGAGCGTGACTGCTCGCTGCAACGCCGCCACCAGAAGGTCATCGAGGAAGGCCCCTCATCCGCTCTTTCCGAGGGACTGCGCGAAGAGATTCTGGAGGCGGCTCGCCGGGGTGTCGACGCCGCCGGCTATTACAACGCCGGGACCGTCGAGTTCCTCGTCGAGGAAGACCCCGACCGCGCCCCCGGCGAACGACTGGACGACGACACGGATTTCTACTTCCTCGAAGTCAACACCCGCATTCAGGTCGAACATACCGTCACCGAGGAGATAACGGGCATCGATATCGTCAAATGGCAATTGAGAGTGGCGGCCGGCGACGAAATCGGCTTCGCCCAATCCGACGTCGCGTTCGACGGCCACGCGATGGAGTTCCGCATCAACGCCGAAAACGCCGCCGAGGACTTCGCGCCCGCAACGGGTGGCACACTCGAAACCTACGACCCGCCGGGCGGTATCGGCGTCCGAATGGACGACGCCCTCCGACAGGGCGATGACCTCGTTACCGACTACGACTCGATGGTCGCGAAACTCATCGTCCACGGGTCCGACCGCGAGGAGTGTCTCGCCCGCTCGCGGCGTGCCCTCGCCGAGTACGACATCGAGGGCATCCCGACCATCATCCCCTTCCACCGGCTGATGTTGACCGACGGGCCGTTCGTCGACGGGACACACCACACCAAGTACCTCGACGAGGACCTCGATACTGAGCGAATCGAGGAGGCCCAAGCAAAGTGGGGCACCGACGGTGAGGCGGCAGCAAGCGGCGGCGACGGGACGACGACCCAGGAGTTGACCATCGAGGTCGACGGCAAGCGCTTCGACGTGAAACTCGAAAATCCCGGCCTGCCGACGAACGGTGCCGGCCAGCAGGCGGCCGGTGGCGGCGGTGCCGGCGGCGGGACGACGAGCGCTTCGGGCGGGTCGGGCGGCGACCAGGCCGCCACGCTGGAGGGCCAACAGGTAACCGCCGAGATGCAGGGAACCATCCTCGAAGTCAACGTCGAGGAAGGCGACGAGGTGGCGTCCGGCGACGTAATCTGTGTGTTAGAAGCGATGAAAATGGAAAACGATGTCGTGGCTCCCTCCGGCGGGACGGTGACACACGTCGCCGTCTCGTCGGGCGACAGCGTCGATATGGGTGATACGCTTCTTGCGCTGGAGTGA
- a CDS encoding SDR family NAD(P)-dependent oxidoreductase, with protein MRGLEDKTVVLTGGASGIGAATAKRFAEEGSTVVVTDVDTDGGQAVADEIEDTGGTAEFRELDVRSYEAVESVLNAVGETYDGIDVLFNNAGIGERRSLEETDEAHRDKLVDVNLNGVWNGCRAVLPIMRASGGGAIVNTSSLAGWLPASFTTYAMTKAAVLHFTKSIAQEFGEYDIRVTAVCPGAIETPMLEEWYSEKQAEGMRRRSAVSRLGDPEEVAAGVAFLASDDASFITGRALKIDGGFL; from the coding sequence ATGCGCGGACTCGAAGACAAGACAGTGGTGCTGACCGGCGGCGCATCGGGCATCGGTGCGGCGACGGCGAAACGCTTCGCTGAAGAGGGCTCTACGGTCGTCGTTACGGACGTCGACACCGACGGCGGTCAGGCGGTGGCCGACGAAATCGAGGATACCGGCGGGACGGCGGAGTTCCGCGAGTTGGACGTTCGGTCCTACGAGGCCGTCGAGTCGGTCCTGAACGCGGTCGGCGAGACGTACGATGGCATCGACGTCCTGTTCAACAACGCGGGCATCGGCGAGCGGCGGTCTCTGGAAGAGACGGACGAAGCCCACCGCGACAAACTCGTCGACGTCAACCTCAACGGCGTCTGGAACGGGTGTCGAGCGGTGCTGCCGATAATGCGTGCCTCCGGCGGTGGCGCCATCGTCAACACGTCGTCGCTGGCCGGGTGGCTTCCCGCCTCGTTTACGACGTACGCGATGACCAAAGCCGCCGTCCTGCATTTCACCAAGAGCATCGCTCAGGAGTTCGGTGAGTACGATATACGCGTGACGGCGGTCTGTCCCGGCGCCATCGAGACGCCGATGCTGGAGGAATGGTACAGCGAAAAGCAAGCCGAGGGGATGCGCCGTCGGAGCGCGGTCTCGCGGCTCGGCGACCCCGAGGAAGTGGCCGCTGGCGTCGCGTTTCTCGCGAGCGATGACGCCTCGTTCATCACCGGCCGTGCACTGAAAATCGACGGCGGGTTCCTGTGA
- a CDS encoding acyl-CoA synthetase: protein MGESATSSGERLDAYYFHEEDWESYEALYEAFEWEIPERFNIATYVCDRWADDEDRTAIYYENEAGETDEYTFGQLRDEANQLANYLRSQGVERGDRIGVNLPQKPATAVAHLACWKLGAVSVPLSVKFGPEALSYRLDDAGAVACIVDDVNVDTLREVRSDVDSLRTVLTVDTDPESDEADLAAAIANQPTAFETADTKAEDPAIIIYTSGTTGAPKGVLHAHRFFLGHLPLFLSDFCNVAMSEDDVFWLPSEWSWIAAFDIVFPAWFYGKPTLAYEADGFDPEAAFDLIDRYDVTVTFVPPTALRMMKGVDDPERYDVSSLRVIASGGEALDRDTFEWAFETFGDDVAVHEGYGQTEANMLIANCTALMDYKVGKLGRPGPGHEIAILDPETAEPTVPTGEVGEIGVRYADDPVCFLEYWNKPEKTDAKVRNGWLLTGDLGRVDEDGYYEFESRKDDVIISAGYRISPEEIEETLAGHPAVSQAGVVGVPDEERGEVPKGFIELAADYEETDELLAELQEYVKSQLARYEYPRDIVVQEALPKTTTGKVKRSELEDDQ from the coding sequence ATGGGAGAGAGTGCCACGAGTAGCGGTGAGCGTCTGGACGCGTATTACTTCCACGAGGAGGACTGGGAGAGCTACGAGGCCCTCTACGAGGCCTTCGAATGGGAGATCCCGGAACGGTTCAACATCGCGACGTACGTCTGTGACCGCTGGGCCGACGACGAAGACCGGACGGCGATTTACTACGAGAACGAAGCGGGCGAGACCGACGAGTACACCTTCGGCCAACTGCGCGACGAGGCGAACCAGTTGGCGAACTACCTCCGCTCGCAGGGCGTCGAGCGGGGCGACCGCATCGGCGTGAATCTGCCACAGAAGCCGGCAACCGCCGTCGCACACCTCGCCTGCTGGAAACTCGGCGCGGTTTCCGTCCCGCTGAGCGTGAAGTTCGGCCCGGAGGCCCTGTCATACCGGCTCGACGACGCCGGCGCCGTCGCCTGCATCGTCGACGACGTGAACGTCGATACCCTCCGGGAGGTCCGCTCGGACGTCGACTCGCTGCGGACGGTACTGACCGTCGACACCGACCCCGAGAGCGACGAAGCGGACTTGGCGGCCGCCATCGCGAACCAACCGACGGCCTTCGAGACGGCCGACACGAAGGCCGAGGACCCGGCAATCATCATCTACACCTCGGGGACGACCGGCGCGCCGAAGGGCGTCCTGCACGCTCACCGGTTCTTCCTCGGTCACCTGCCGCTGTTCCTCTCGGACTTCTGTAACGTCGCCATGTCCGAGGACGACGTCTTCTGGCTGCCTTCCGAGTGGTCGTGGATCGCCGCCTTCGACATCGTGTTTCCGGCGTGGTTCTACGGCAAGCCCACCTTGGCCTACGAAGCCGACGGGTTCGACCCGGAGGCCGCCTTCGACCTCATCGACCGATACGACGTGACCGTGACGTTCGTCCCACCGACCGCACTCCGGATGATGAAGGGCGTCGACGACCCCGAACGGTACGATGTCTCGTCCCTGCGGGTCATCGCCTCCGGGGGCGAGGCACTGGACCGGGACACCTTCGAGTGGGCCTTCGAGACGTTCGGCGACGACGTCGCGGTCCACGAGGGGTACGGCCAGACGGAGGCGAACATGCTCATCGCCAACTGTACCGCGCTGATGGACTACAAGGTCGGCAAACTGGGGCGTCCGGGTCCGGGCCACGAGATAGCCATCCTCGACCCCGAGACCGCCGAACCGACGGTTCCGACGGGCGAGGTCGGCGAAATCGGCGTCAGGTACGCCGACGACCCAGTCTGCTTCCTCGAATACTGGAACAAGCCGGAGAAAACCGACGCCAAAGTTCGGAACGGCTGGCTCCTCACGGGCGACCTCGGCCGTGTCGACGAGGACGGCTACTACGAGTTCGAGAGCCGGAAGGACGACGTCATCATCTCGGCGGGCTACCGCATCAGCCCCGAGGAAATCGAGGAAACCCTCGCCGGGCATCCGGCCGTATCTCAGGCGGGCGTCGTCGGCGTCCCCGACGAGGAACGCGGGGAGGTACCGAAGGGGTTCATCGAACTGGCCGCCGACTACGAGGAGACGGACGAACTGCTGGCCGAACTGCAGGAGTACGTCAAATCACAGCTCGCACGCTACGAATACCCCCGTGATATCGTCGTCCAGGAGGCGCTTCCCAAGACCACGACGGGAAAGGTCAAGCGGAGTGAACTGGAGGACGACCAATGA
- a CDS encoding dihydrolipoamide acetyltransferase family protein, giving the protein MEVVTLPKLGISDEGELLAWEVEIGESVDEGDLLATFESDKASAEVTATASGVLLETYLDEGDVIPIEPGRPIAVIGDPDDQPPSYDEVADGEPSAASDGDEDAATEETTTDDDSSGGDTPSEDVKATPRAKKYAEEEGVTLGAVEGTGPQGAITEDDVIAYQEAQAGADGPTADDGAEADDESDDEAEPEGATEAESTEDDETGPTVTERRELSRTRRTIAERLSKSAREKPHVMGTREISIEQAEQLRERLNETGKHDVSLNDLILLAVARTLEDMPAFNAWYRDEAHELLSEVNVGYAVDTPNGLIVPVLEDLQAKDVVEIGTERRTKVERVRNDEHTPEDLSGGTFTVTNVGSLGIDVSYSIINPPQVAILAIGRRKPVAFERDGEVEFERAITFSLTIDHRVLDGADSGRFLERLDEYLRHPYQLLTELAGT; this is encoded by the coding sequence ATGGAGGTAGTTACCCTCCCCAAACTCGGCATCAGCGACGAGGGCGAACTCCTCGCGTGGGAGGTCGAAATCGGGGAGTCGGTCGACGAAGGCGATCTCCTCGCGACCTTCGAGTCCGACAAGGCCTCCGCCGAGGTGACGGCGACTGCGAGCGGCGTCCTCCTCGAAACGTACCTCGACGAGGGCGACGTCATCCCGATAGAACCCGGCCGTCCCATCGCCGTCATCGGCGACCCCGACGACCAACCACCGAGCTACGACGAGGTCGCCGACGGCGAACCGTCGGCCGCATCCGACGGAGACGAGGATGCCGCGACCGAGGAAACCACAACCGACGACGACTCCTCGGGAGGCGACACGCCGTCCGAAGACGTCAAAGCCACACCTAGAGCCAAGAAATACGCCGAAGAGGAAGGCGTCACCCTCGGCGCTGTCGAAGGGACCGGGCCGCAGGGAGCCATCACCGAGGACGACGTCATCGCCTATCAGGAGGCACAAGCGGGGGCTGACGGACCAACGGCCGATGACGGGGCCGAGGCCGACGACGAAAGTGACGACGAAGCGGAACCGGAAGGAGCCACGGAAGCCGAGTCGACCGAGGACGACGAAACCGGCCCGACGGTCACCGAACGACGCGAACTGAGCAGGACACGGCGGACGATAGCCGAACGATTGTCGAAGAGCGCTCGCGAGAAGCCACACGTGATGGGGACCCGCGAAATCTCCATCGAGCAGGCCGAGCAGTTGCGGGAGCGTCTGAACGAGACCGGCAAGCACGACGTGTCGCTGAACGACCTCATCCTGTTGGCGGTCGCCAGAACGCTGGAGGACATGCCGGCGTTCAACGCGTGGTACCGGGACGAGGCCCACGAGCTGCTGTCGGAGGTGAACGTCGGCTACGCGGTCGATACGCCGAACGGGCTCATCGTTCCGGTCCTCGAAGACCTTCAGGCGAAAGACGTCGTAGAAATCGGTACGGAACGGCGAACCAAGGTCGAGCGCGTTCGCAACGACGAACACACGCCCGAGGACCTCAGCGGCGGGACGTTCACGGTGACGAACGTCGGGTCGCTGGGCATCGACGTTTCGTATTCCATCATCAACCCCCCGCAGGTCGCCATCCTCGCCATCGGCCGGCGCAAGCCGGTCGCCTTCGAGCGTGACGGCGAGGTGGAATTCGAGCGGGCGATTACGTTCAGCCTCACGATAGACCACCGGGTCCTCGACGGCGCCGACTCCGGGCGGTTCCTCGAACGCCTCGACGAATACCTTCGGCACCCCTACCAGCTACTGACGGAGTTGGCGGGCACGTAA